A genomic stretch from Lathyrus oleraceus cultivar Zhongwan6 chromosome 2, CAAS_Psat_ZW6_1.0, whole genome shotgun sequence includes:
- the LOC127118178 gene encoding chloroplastic import inner membrane translocase subunit HP30-2 encodes MEQGKQQQRTMALSLSSKGLPHQIQNPITQIQTRFKNIENGVKLWLSKQSIAVEAAVVATTSAAQGAVMGACMGTFISNAPAAFAPPPNATLSPQAMASLKQAQALAGGPLIQARNFAVMTGVNAGISCVLKRLRGKEDVQSR; translated from the exons ATGGAACAAGGAAAGCAGCAGCAAAGAACGATGGCGTTGTCGTTGTCGTCCAAGGGTTTACCGCACCAAATTCAAAACCCAATCACCCAAATTCAAACACGCTTTAAAAACATCGAAAACGGTGTCAAGCTTTGGCTCTCCAAACAGTCTATCGCCGTTGAAGCCGCCGTCGTTGCCACCACCAGCGCCGCTCAAGGCGCTGTTATGGGTGCCTGCATGGGTACTTTCATCAGCAACGCTCCCGCTGCTTTCGCTCCACCTCCTAACGCGACTCTCAGCCCTCAAGCCATGGCTTCTCTTAAACAAGCACAG GCTCTTGCTGGAGGTCCTTTGATTCAGGCTCGGAACTTTGCTGTTATGACTGGAGTGAATGCTGGTATTTCTTGTGTTTTGAAAAGATTAAGAGGAAAGGAAGATGTTCAATCCAGGTGA
- the LOC127121970 gene encoding linoleate 9S-lipoxygenase, translated as IELGYPFLRKINATDTKTYATRTIIFLQNDGTLKPLAIELSKPHPQADSFGPVSKVYMPVSEGVEASIWFLAKAFVVVNDATHHQLCSQWLNTHAVVEPFIIATNRHLSVVHPIHKLLLPHYRDTMNINVLARNVLVNAEGIIESTFLGGAYFVEMSSFVYKDWVFTEQGLHHDLLKRGVAVEDPTSPQCLHLLIEDYPYAVDGLDIWVAIKLWVEEYVNFYYKSDAAIVQDSELQAFWKEVVEVGHGDLKNATWWFKMQNRVELIEACAILIWIASALHAAVNFGQYPYGGYILNRPTKSRRLMPEKGSAEYDEVSKNFQKAYLKTITPKNDALTDLTILEVLSRHASDEQYLGQRNEGELWTSDSLPLESFKRFGRKLAEIEQKLIGRNNDESLRNRYGPVKMPYTLLYPSSEEGLTCRGIPNSISI; from the exons ATTGAGCTTGGATATCCATTTTTAAGGAAAATAAATGCAACTGATACAAAGACATATGCCACTAGAACCATCATTTTCTTGCAAAATGATGGAACTTTGAAGCCATTGGCCATTGAGCTAAGTAAGCCACATCCTCAAGCTGATAGTTTTGGTCCTGTTAGTAAAGTTTACATGCCTGTAAGCGAAGGTGTTGAAGCTTCAATTTGGTTCCTTGCCAAGGCTTTCGTTGTTGTAAATGACGCCACCCATCACCAACTTTGTAGCCAATG GTTGAACACTCACGCTGTTGTTGAGCCATTCATCATAGCAACAAATAGACATCTCAGTGTGGTTCACCCTATTCATAAACTTTTGCTTCCACATTACCGTGACACAATGAACATCAATGTACTTGCTAGAAATGTGTTGGTCAATGCAGAGGGTATTATAGAATCAACATTCTTGGGTGGAGCATATTTTGTGGAAATGTCTTCTTTTGTATACAAAGATTGGGTTTTCACTGAGCAAGGATTGCATCATGATCTACTCAAAAG GGGAGTGGCTGTTGAAGATCCAACTTCACCGCAGTGTCTTCATCTTCTGATAGAGGATTACCCTTATGCTGTTGATGGGCTAGATATATGGGTTGCTATTAAGTTATGGGTTGAAGAATATGTGAACTTCTACTACAAGTCAGATGCTGCTATTGTGCAAGATTCTGAACTCCAAGCATTCTGGAAAGAAGTTGTTGAGGTGGGTCATGGTGACTTGAAGAATGCAACATGGTGGTTTAAGATGCAAAACCGTGTAGAGTTGATTGAAGCTTGCGCCATCCTCATATGGATAGCTTCGGCACTTCATGCCGCTGTTAATTTTGGACAATATCCATATGGAGGATACATCCTTAATCGGCCAACTAAAAGTAGAAGATTAATGCCTGAAAAAGGGTCTGCTGAATATGATGAGGTTTCTAAGAATTTTCAGAAGGCGTATTTGAAAACAATCACACCAAAAAATGATGCCCTTACTGACCTAACAATCTTAGAGGTCTTGTCAAGGCATGCTTCGGATGAGCAGTACCTTGGACAGAGAAATGAAGGTGAACTTTGGACTTCTGATTCACTGCCATTAGAGTCATTCAAGAGGTTTGGAAGGAAGTTAGCTGAAATTGAGCAAAAGCTCATTGGAAGGAACAATGATGAGTCGTTGAGGAATCGATATGGGCCAGTGAAGATGCCTTACACATTGCTCTATCCTTCTAGCGAGGAAGGATTGACTTGCAGAGGCATTCCCAATAGTATCTCTATCTAA